DNA sequence from the Coffea arabica cultivar ET-39 chromosome 11c, Coffea Arabica ET-39 HiFi, whole genome shotgun sequence genome:
AGTGAAGAAACGTGCTTCTTGTTTTAATGATAACCAGACACCAATTGTTCGTCTTCTAGTAGTTCATTTTAAGTATTGCTATTAACTGGTAAATGTCTGGTACATGTTCCATGCGGGCTTTTTGGTTACGGTCTATGAAGGTTGAAGTTCATTTTAAGTATTGCTATTAACTGGTAGATGTCTGGTACATGTTCCATGCGGGCTTTTTGGTTACGGTCTATGAACGTTGAAGACCTGAAGTGGACTCACCAAACCTGCTTCAATAGCACGAGgctatttttatttattggtgCTTGGTACTAGGATGACACGAAAGATGTCCTTAGATCTTACTTCCAATGGTCTTTTTCTAAAAAGAAGCGGCGAAGGACCTGTTAGTGCCATCTAAAGGCGTGgggaaaaaaaaacgaaaaaacaaaaaatgcacACGCCAATTCTAGCAAATTATGCCCTGCATATTATGCGTCTGTGCATGCCTCCTATAAAGTTAAAAGAGTGGATCCACCTGCACCACGGCAACATGATATAGACTATGGCCCCCGTCTAAATAGCCTCGTTCCCTGCCCCTAATAGCAAATAATGATCAAGTAGAGAAAAACCCCCGGCATACGGGAATAAGCTGATCTAATCTCAGCATCTTTGTGGGGGGGGGGTTAAGGTTGTTTCATTTCAAGGGACCGACCACCACGAAAAGGTTAGAGAGTTCATATAACGTTTATCTACAAGTATCCCATGACAAACACGAGCAGGAGAGAAGATGATAGGAGCCGCGGTCGCACAAGGAAAGTAAAGAGAGTCGCCAGTAAGGATACAATCCCCCTTGTGTGGAATTGCATACATTATTGTGGTTGAGAGTTTAGTCATCTCACGTTAATGTGCGAGTGTGACATCTCATGGCAGCGAAAAGGATGCATTATTGATCAAAATCCGTAAATGGGGGAAGTATCTGAAGGTAAGCTTCGCTTTAACTTTTTAGAATTTCATCTCCACATGAAATCTTAGCGTCGTTGGTCACATAGTAGAAGATCAGACTTTCATAAGAGCATAGTGATAGTTGAGGTTGATGTGACTACTACGACCAAGCTCAAAATTCACGTTAAAATAACTTATGACGATGATACTGTAATCTCATTGATCAAAATTTTATCTATAGAAGGTATGACTACTTATGTAGTGTGGTAAAATTTTTGTACAATAGCACTAACGGGCTAGATATATGCTACATGTGCATGATGATTTCAagttaaattaaaattttgcacGTATTTTGTATTCACACTGCTAGCATAATATattgtagaaaagattaatgcTTGTGATATAGTAAAATGAAAAAGAGTAAGGTATGACTTTACCATTTATACTAGCCTTTGCCTTTGTAAGTCTACTAAGGATGTACCATGTTGGTCCTTTATTCTTGAGGATTTGGCCAATTAAGCATCTTATCCATTATTAAACGCCAACTTAatccttttatttataaaaaggaggattaagtttttattcaCTTTCAGTGTAGTAAATTTTTTTACACTAACAGGGGTAGATATATGTGACTTgtacaaaaattaaatttcaaatttgaaattgaatcaCATGACATGCATCTACACTCGCTCGTATATACGCTGACCATGTATAAAAAATTATCCTAAAAAATGACCTTTATTTGTCAAGTTATAAAAGTTTTAAGAGAATGTCGAGGGAAGTCAATGGAGTAGTCACACTTGCACGTGCATGGTGTTTAAGTTTAGCAAGTTATTGAGAAATTGATCAATTTGATTCCTTTATCTTAAACTCTTTACCAATTAATGTGGTCCCCTCGTTAACATGGCAGACAATTTTTGATGTCTTTATTCAGGTTGAGTTGAGTTGCATCCGGAATGTGTTAGTATGCCAATTTTGTTATTCTTTTGTGCTTTAAcgcaaataaaatttttaaaattttagccTCATGTCAGTTGCACCCGAGTAAAAtcagaatctttttttttttaatacactACACTAAATTGTTGCATGCGTAGAATCATAAACTAGTCAAACAAGTTAATATTAATACGATCTCAagatgaaattacaccaaaaaagCTGCCTTAATTTTTGTGCCAactatttaggaaaaaaatggaaatgttAAAGAGCCAGATTAATTTATAGAACTCTTCAAATGaacccaaaatttaaaatcaatacttgttttttctccttttttttttatgaacaaGCTGGGAGTATGTTTGAAATACCTAAACTCATTCTatgatttttgtttgaaatttttttgcaaAGTCGAGAATTTTTCGAGCTCGTTTGATCCCTTTTTTTTCACAATGTTTTAACTAAAAATGAGCAAAatgcttgaattttttttttcttgcaaacACAAAACTACTATTCTTCATTAAGATTGTTTCAGGCGAGCTTAAGGATATTTATAAAGTAGTATTCAggatttaatgaaaaattttgtagtATTCTTCGTCCAAACCCATAGCATGAAATTTGTCAAAAGCTCTCTCAATTTCACCAGCAAAAGGACTACATTGGCCCAATCTTTATAAGTTAAGCAATCCTGCCTCGATAACTAAGGTATCACATCTTTGAAACTTTAGAGATAAAGTACCAAATTAGCCAAATTTTTTAATAGTTTGAACAACGGTTCACCTGCAGTTCATGCGACTAATCCGTCCTCCAAAGGCATCTTTAAATTGGAACCAGTCTTGGGGTTAAATGTCTAACTCCAATTAAATTCTTCAACAGCTGTGGCGGTTCTGCTGTGATTTCCATGTCAATATCCACAGTCCACCACACCAAAACTCGGTTTTGCAACAAAAAGTTGGCACATTATTTGGTCTTTTGTTATGAAGATTAGAGACTAAATCAGAAGACATTACTAGATAAGGAAGCGTACTTACCAAAAAACTTAAACATAAGGGATCGGGTAATAGCAATTCTCCTTATAACAGAATAGAACAACCTACAATCTCTCTTATCACAACTTTTTGTTGAATGTAATGAATGATCCTTAACTTAACTAGCtaaatggaagaaaatttgGATGTTTCTTTGCTTAGCCGATCGGTCTTGGACCTACAGCACCCCTTCAACCTCCAGCCACCACTCGTTTTTTCCATGGAGGTGAACCCCATCAGTGAAAATGAGGCCTTGCACGAGCAACCAAAAGTGATGGTGCGAGCCTATGTCCTTATCAGGAGTTTCATCAGCACACGAATAATGGTCACAAAACTTTTAAATGGGCGGCGAAATTGAAGACAAATAAGGCGTGACGAATAAGGAAAGATACAGTAAATCTCTGGTTTGTGATGCTGGTTGAGTCAAATAAAATTTGGTGCAATTTCAACGAAACTAAACATCCGATCAAACTAACAGATCTGCTCTGCGAGAGTCGTCGACTAGTCAATGTATAAGATGCGGTCTCGGTGACAGAGTAGCGGTTCGAATCCTTCTAATCCCACTTGACTCAGTTGGACCTTTCCGTAACAGAAATTTATTTAAATCCCCAATATATATTTAGCTTAAGAGTAGTTTATATGTTGCTGATAGAGCTGTTAAATGAATCGAGCTGTTCGGTAGTTCGGTTCTCGTTCGTGTTCGTGAAAGGCTCTCGTTCGAAACTTTAAACGAACCGAGTTCAAacgattttttttgtttgatcaATAATCGAGCGAACACGAGCATGTTCGCAAGTTTTAATGAACGTTCGCGAATACAAGCATATTCGTGAGTTTTAACGAACGTTCGCGAATATGGACATAAttatcatttgacaaattttagggttaattttatggctggacttttatatttggagggcaaattgctttgttttatttgttatttttatgttaatgttagttatatagttaatgaataatagaatttagtcacttagtggtttaattgtttttgagaatgattaatgatttgtaTGGCATATTTAAGActtaaaataatttggattcgaGCATTTTGAGCATGTTCGCTAATGGCTCGTTTATGTTAAACGAGTCGAACATAAACTCGAATTCGATCATGAACTTTGTTTAACGAGCCGAATACGAACATaggtttggagttcgaaaattAACGAACGAACACGAACGTTATTCGAATCGCTTAATGAACAAAGCTCAAACATGAGATACTCGGTTCGATTCGACTCGTTTACATATCTAGTTgctgatttaaaaaaaaaaaaatcaatcaaacttCACCACTTAGTCACTATCGATAGCATGACTCATGTTGTTCGGGTCACCCCATTCACAGTCATGTAAAGCTTTTAACAAATTCCATTCTTTTCCTGCAAAAGATCGCATCATTTCTTGTGGCACCTTGAACATTGCCCCGTAAATCAAGCCATTAGTGAAATTCTTtctcaagattgtgatgaattgACTTTGGGATGATATGTATGGGCTCTTCTTATCTCTTTTAAGGAAACTCGTTGTAGGTGTTATGGACTgtgttattttaaaattattagccaaatttgaaaatcttccAAGGTAATCGCAATAAGCCCATCCCCAAGTACAGAGCGGATGGCCATTAGtactaaaataactaaataaattaagatACTTTAAATATCAAGTCAAGATTGGAATGACTAATCAAAAGGTTAAATGGCTTTATTGGTTGTTAAGTTAACAAAACCTGTTCAATCTTTAGTAACAATTATGAGAAACACATACAAAGTAATCAAGCAAGGAGAGCAAGAACGTGAAAAAACTGCATGCAGTGTCAGTGCTGTTTGACTCAATTATTGGGCCAATTACAAAGTTGAGCATGTTTGGATTatcattttctgaaatttttattaatatatatatatattttgtaacaatttgatgtacataagataaaaatatgtttgagaaagaaaaaagtaaaaaaaaaatttttttttttaagaaaaatgacaATTCAAGCAAGGCAACTTTTACAAAATCGAGAAGGATTATAGGTGGAAAGTACGCATTAGAAACACTAAATTACCCCCACAGAGTTTTCGTCTGCCTCTAATAATTTAAAGATCCATACCCTTTTTATCTCCAAGGTACTAAAGAAAAGGTGATTTTAGCTATGAGAGACGAACAAGGCCAAAAGAGAAATTTGTGTTTACGAATCAGAGCTAAGATAAAATGAAAGACTTCCCGAGGTCCTGTACAGTTTCCTCAGAAAGGGAAGTCCCCACTTTTGAGAATGTTAATTGGATATGACTACCCCAGTTGAGGCGTTAATGGTTTAGATGTTGCAAATCCCTATCATGAAAAGGAGAGGAAAGGAGAAGGCTTATCATATTTCCTCTAGTCATCTACAGTCAAATGCATCCTTCCATTTTAGTTGGGGATCTGTACCATCTTCAAGTATTAGCAGCACAATTACTTGTACAATTGAACTCTCACGTGATTGAATCACCCAACACGGTGATTTGCAAGTCTTGATATCATGAGCTTGCAGGTTTTAAAAGATGCAGGTTCCCGGTACGaaaaagaatcaagaaattgtaATAGATGAATTAAAATAATGGAAAGCACGCGGTGCTAATTGCTCAATGTGGAATGATTATAAATTGCAGATAGTAATAATGATCCAACTTGTGTTCTGCTCATGCCAAGCTTTCTTGataatgtttaaaaaattaattgtgGTGATCAACTCACATCACCACCTTACTGAGCTGAGCAATAAGGACAATTGAGGAGGGCCCTGCATTTGTAGTTCTCTGTTCTGATCTTTTTATGTGACGAGGAATCGTTGAAGCTTTGTCCTTTGGGCACAGATGTGTGGACTGTGGACAATTGATTACCAGGATATGTTTTCATGTCGCTTTCATACTTTTTGAATAGATATCTAGTTCATTGAATTGACCATACCATTGATTTTTCTCTGTTATAGAGAATTCAGTTAGCAGACAATAATGAATCCCATTTAATATGATAGACTGAAATTGAAGACTAGGCCAACCCTAACCACAGTAGCTGAACACTTTTTCCTAAGGTCTCGCTGGCTAGAACGAAAGATAAATTGGAACTTTTAGACCTTTAATTAGCTACCTAGAAAGCTTTCCTTGTATATTTGGATGATAACATATGGACAAAAAGTCAGGCTAATACAGATTAAGTCCCTGATCTTGAACATAAATGAACAGTAGTTTGGCCCTCTAACAagagcagtttttttttttggccaggCTAACTAGAGCAGCTAATGAACAATGCCACTCAAAACTCTAGAATCTGTAATCTAGTAATTATCTAGATGCCCACCTCTGGCTTTCTGAAATGCCACAGTTCATCCGTGTTCCAAAAAGCACCTGCTGACATGTCATCATTAAACCAATTATCAGCTTCTGAAATCTGACATTCCGAGAAATTCATGTCCGGAGATTCCATTGCTTCGGCTGACATCTCAGGAGGTTGATAATGGCTGAAAATCTCTCCATCAGGATAGCTAGTCATGTCCACATGGTAACAACTATCCCCCTCAATTGAATTGTTGCATGCAGAGTTATTCTTGCCATAGGTTTGAACAGGACTGCTATTGGGATTTTCCTGAGTCTGAGCAGCTGGCTGCTGCAGCAGCATTATTCTCACAGAATCTGATGAACATTTTTTTGAGTCCGCCAATGGAGATGATGATGCCAAAGGGGTTTTATTAGTTGCTAAAGAAGGAGAGGCGGAATTATGATTGTCTGGGGTAGAAATGGAAGAAATGGATGATGAGGAGGAGAGTGATGAACTCTGCTCCATCTTTTCAAGCAATCTTGGCATCCAAAAACACTTGATCGCTTCAAGAAATTTCTTGCTGTTAGAGTCAACGTTTAGTTGTCGTGCCTGCTTCTGCACCCTTGTTCTCCAATAGTTCTTGATTTCATTATCTGTTCTTCCTGGCAGGTGCCGTGCAATTTTTGACCACCTAGAGAGCAAAAATGCACAAATTTTTAAGCGCATGCACCTGGAAAAAGCACTAGCGAAGTACTAAAAATAATGCTTAAGCACAACAGGAACtgtaattcaagaaaataatgcTTAAGCTCAATAGAAATTGCAATTCAagattttgacctgtttccccACTTGGAATGGAGTTCTAGTATCAGAAGTTGTTCCTGCGGGGTGAGGTTTCCACGCCTAATGTCTGGTTTTAAGTAATTTAACCACCTCAATCTGCAACTTTTCCCTGTTCTTTTCAACCCTATGGAAGTttattgaaaagaaaaacaaacaagGTAAGAGGTGGCAGCAACAGTGTAAGGATCCAATAAAAGGGAATGCAATATTCGAggactttcttctctttttttttccccccttaatTTTGGGAATAACATTTTACCTGCACATTTAGCTAGTGAATTCCATCGACCTTCACCATTGCATGTTATGTAATGGATAAGAAGGTTATCCTCCTCCAGAGTCCATGGCCCTCTTCTTAGGTCAATTGATGATCCTTCTTCTTCATTTGGATTGCTTGTGCTTTTAGTAGTAATCCTTCCTTTGCTCATTATACACTAGCAAGTTTTAGACAAGGGAAATAGTACTGGTTTGAGGGGGTTTATATAAGTAGACTAAATGCGTAAGGCGAAGAATGGATGAGAATGTAAAGCTAACACCTTGCAGAGATATATAGCTGCAAACTAGAATCAACACAGGGCCAAAAGAACTAGGGAAAGTAGGTCCCTATTAGTAGGAGTTTCCCTACACGATATTGCCTTTTAAATTTATCAAAGTTGTGATGGAATTTGCCTTCGTGGGAAAGTATGGCTGGGGTTGCACTCGAGGGAGCTTTCTTGGGTTGGGGGAGGGGTGGTCATGCTATTCTCAGGTCTGCTGTGATACACTGTTTAGTGCGGGGAAACAGTAGTAATACTCATTGAATGAGCATCTAAGTCTGCGCATCCTACATGTGAATGGACCCATTCATTCTTTAAGACTTCAATGTGCCTCTTATGATCTTATCCCCCTTACCACAATCTTGGGCTGGCACACAAGTTGACAAATAAACTAGCCACATAAAGGGCACATGATAAAAGACTTTGAgatcaaaaagaaaacaagaattctcGCATGTTAGCAGAATTTAGCATAAAGAACAACAATCTCGTGAACATCGCAAGTGATAACAAAATTTGGACGCATTATCAATGCTCAGTACTGTTGATACTTAGGTACAAAATTCGGATTTGCGTTACGATCCCCCTTTACTAAATGAAACTAGAAAGGAGGAAAACAAATTAAGGAAGAGGGATCACTGGAAGTCTATCAAGTCTTGTCGGCATATAGGTACATGTGCTTACATATGCTTCAAGTGTTCAGATAATGCGCTAAGACAGACAGACAGATGATAGTGACAAAGCTCCgcacaaattaaaataaacCGTGTAGCATTTCCTATGAACACTTTGATACAGATTGCtagaagaacagaaaaaagcAACACCTAGAGAAAAGAtagtaaagaaaaacaagatgTCTTGAAAATGAAATCAGTAATCTTTCATGGGGAATGATTACTCATTTCTCCGAGTTCAATTGATGCTAATTGCAGGAAACGTGCCTGACTAGACTGTACATGATATTTCTATGAAGTCTATGCCTCTATGGTAAACGTGGGATTAACTGGTTTGATCAATAGGCGGCACTGTTGCAAAGGACATGGCGTGTCGCATTTCTGGACTTCATCAATTTTCGCGAAATTTCTGTTCCAAAGGGAAGACAATGACGTCTCCTTCCACCCACACCTTACCTCGTTTTCTGCTATGtaccttttcctttcttcctggTCCTTGTAAGGTGTCTTGATACGGTTGATTTATGAAGCAATGAGGGAAAAGTTCAAGGGAGAAGCGGAAAAATTGGGCTGGATTTTGCTAATGCCTAAGGTGCCATAAGCGGTTTAGCCCAAAGTAAGATAGCACACATTTTGCTGCAGTTTGGACTTtaaataatgaattttttttcaaaaaaaaatgtggGCTGCAAATTTCTTAACATATCGCTAATCCCACTTGATCTAACGCTGCCAGTGAAAGGAGGTTTAGAAAGTAAACAAGCAGTTAACCAAGGCAGGATGCGATGCATTGAGTTGATGAAGATATGAAAGCAGTCCTACACCTCACACTAGGTCCCTAACGCGATAGCCCTAGCTCCTTTTCTTAGATGAATTAAAGGAGCGGATGTGATGTAGACTCAGTTAAAGGGGACTGAATGAGAATCAATTATTGGAGTTTATGCAAACTGTGAAGAGGGTTTATTCTGAGTAAAAAGAACATCTTTCTATTTTGAGCAGACTAGTGAGGACAAGAAGAGATAGATGCTTTGCCACCTTTCTATTTTTGGATGCCAGAAGATTAGACATCTTCGTGTGGTTCTTATTCATGAGACGCTTGCCTTCAATAATTGAATTGACTAAACTAAGATGTGTTCTTTCAATGGCGTCATGAATGAAGTAGCTATTTTGCTGCAGCTGGCAATATTGATTGAGCATGCGTCTATGGATAGCTGTTTGCCTATATAGAGTTCGATGAATGCATGATAATTAGACAATCAGCTGTACATCTTCATGGCTCTTGTATTCTGCGATTTCACATTGTAGTTTCTATGTAGTACAAAGGTCCAACTTGTCCCATACCAAACtcacaatatttttttatcACATTCCTGAGGGggaatgaagaaaaagagataaCAATTGCCAGGAAATACGTCTGTTCATAAATTTGGACAGACAGCGGAGCTGTCTGGTGACCAATCTCTAGTTAGATAAGTTACGTAAAAGTTTTGGTGGGGGCTGCGGAAGAAAAAGATGGGAACACAAGAATGCTGGATTCTATCTGATCTTGTTACTGTTTTCGTCTGATCATTTTGGTCCATGGTTAAGTTAATTGAGATCAGAGTCCTTCGATTTATTAGGGATCGAATTTATCAGATATTTGGTCCGatacaaatttttaaaacttcttcATAACAAGCTTCTTAaagttacccaaaaaaaaaaaaaaaaaaaaaggagtctCCATTAGCTAGCTAGGCATATTTTCTACTGGTGAGAGACTTGTAAACCAAGGCCAGCTTCCAGAGACAAATTAGTGAATTACTTGCGTCCATTCCGTCCATCTCAAAAGAGGGAAATAGCATCAGAAAATGAAtgagttcttttcttttacctCTATATATAGTTAATGCAAACATTTCTTTAGTCATGAAGAAAACTTAAAACGactaaaaaaaactacaaaTCCCTGATGTCAGTTACAAAAACTGCCTCCTCTTCTAAATGATACCAGATCAAACTGCTGCAGTTAATCTTGATTAAAACCATGTGAATGATGTACTACACTCGTACCATCAATCAGGTCTCTGTGCACTAGTCATGAGCATTGGATAGAAATGGACACGATTGATGGCAATTAAATTCTTGGAAGGTGATCATGGCATCTTCCGGGCACGAGGATGATGGCTCTCTTATTTGGATAATGAGAATTGGAAAAGATTGATTTAACTAGTAACTTTGGACTGGATTGTCTTGCACATGATTCCCTTAGGAGTTCAAAAATCATTCCCTTGGGAGGGAGGGTTACCTTTTGGTTGCATTCCCCATATCCTATGTAGCAGTACTTGCTTATGCATCACATCATATTCGTTTTCCATTGATGGGCTGAGGATTTGTTACTTTCCCTGAGGATTTAATTTCACTGAATTGTCTTGCATCCTGATGTAGCATTTTTTACTCCTGAATTATTCGAatgtcaactctctctctctggttATAAGgctcaagaagaagaagaagaagaagaagaagaagcatttGGATCGTCATAATAGATATAAACAACTGAAGGGTTTTATAATCAAAAAAAGAGTTTTCATCCAACTGAAGGGTTTGACGTTGACTCAGTGGTACAGGCTCTGAACAACAACAGGTACACTGCCTGATCCTTCGATCCTCTGTTTGTCTTTGAAGTATTTTGTTTGTATTTTCTGGACCTGAATGCCGTCCTGCCATAGGTGTAAACTGCGGGACAACGGATTCTTTGTTAAATATTGCAGAAGATAAATGATTCTTTCTTAAATTTATCGTTCAAATGTACCTTACACGAAGTAgtactaaaaaaagaaaaaagtatcaAATGTTTTGCTTGAGAGTTAAGACAGATAATTAATTACTTGGACGTATGGTAATTAAGAAGAGGCTATGTATGTACTGAATAAAATGCCTCCTCTTCTTCTTATT
Encoded proteins:
- the LOC113716513 gene encoding uncharacterized protein; translated protein: MSKGRITTKSTSNPNEEEGSSIDLRRGPWTLEEDNLLIHYITCNGEGRWNSLAKCAGLKRTGKSCRLRWLNYLKPDIRRGNLTPQEQLLILELHSKWGNRWSKIARHLPGRTDNEIKNYWRTRVQKQARQLNVDSNSKKFLEAIKCFWMPRLLEKMEQSSSLSSSSSISSISTPDNHNSASPSLATNKTPLASSSPLADSKKCSSDSVRIMLLQQPAAQTQENPNSSPVQTYGKNNSACNNSIEGDSCYHVDMTSYPDGEIFSHYQPPEMSAEAMESPDMNFSECQISEADNWFNDDMSAGAFWNTDELWHFRKPEVGI